A part of Miscanthus floridulus cultivar M001 chromosome 6, ASM1932011v1, whole genome shotgun sequence genomic DNA contains:
- the LOC136457379 gene encoding probable protein ABIL3, which yields MSPSSVSSHTHTHDDHDSASVTEGMSLQEGLLFSDTLKDLRNLRSQLYSAAEYFEVFYRNNSHKSTVMTSLKDYTVEAVVSTVDHLGFVSYKVDNLVSEKADEVNETEFLVSSVEQRVRICQQATDQEGRSQQALLIKAPKYHRRYILPGLDLLESSIHPVSEPPRYNRQYTSRKMHKSQSSISTPVCRQTTMRRAREPSPTPNDAYHRSRSLSPSRKAQAKSPSPRTVNTNTTKETRAGSPIPNSNPLARSATVARRPLLNSKHLRQTSMQLHTDWDQHKEQEKNSSKGRGFLKSLLTRRRWRNDESLYSYLDEY from the exons ATGTCGCCGTCATCCGTCTCCTCCCACACCCACACCCACGACGACCATGACTCCGCCTCCGTCACCGAGGGCATGTCCTTGCAGGAAGGCCTCCTCTTCTCCGACACCCTCAAG GACCTGAGGAATCTGCGGTCACAACTGTACTCAGCTGCAGAATATTTTGAAGTATTCTACCGAAACAATTCGCACAAATCTAC GGTGATGACGAGTTTGAAAGATTACACGGTTGAAGCCGTTGTTAGCACAGTGGACCATCTGGGTTTTGTGTCATACAAGGTGGATAATCTTGTCAGCGAGAAAGCTGATGAGGTTAACGAAACTGAATTTCTAGTATCTTCAGTTGAACAG AGGGTTCGAATTTGCCAACAGGCAACTGACCAGGAAGGAAGATCTCAACAAGCTCTTCTCATCAAGGCGCCAAAGTACCATAGGCGTTACATATTGCCAG GCCTGGATCTACTGGAATCTTCCATCCACCCGGTTTCGGAACCTCCACGGTATAACAGGCAATATACAAGTCGCAAGATGCACAAGTCTCAGTCTT CCATTTCTACTCCAGTCTGTCGGCAGACTACGATGAG GCGTGCTCGTGAACCATCTCCGACACCTAACGATGCATACCATCGGTCACGGTCATTGTCACCTTCTCGTAAAGCACAAGCTAAATCTCCGTCTCCTCGAACCGTGAACACAAACACTACAAAAG AAACAAGGGCAGGCTCGCCGATACCAAATTCTAATCCTCTGGCACGGTCCGCTACAGTTGCAAGAAGACCGCTATTGAACTCAAAGCATTTG AGACAAACTTCGATGCAGTTGCACACCGACTGGGATCAGCACAAGGAACAGGAGAAAAACTCAAGCAAAGGCAGGGGTTTCCTCAAGTCACTGCTCACGAGGCGCAGGTGGAGGAACGATGAGTCGTTGTACAGTTACTTGGATGAGTACTGA